Within Acanthochromis polyacanthus isolate Apoly-LR-REF ecotype Palm Island chromosome 3, KAUST_Apoly_ChrSc, whole genome shotgun sequence, the genomic segment GACCTCTACAGGACAAAGCATAgctaataaatacattaatgatGTAAAATTTGTTTTGGGAAATGGTCAAGAGCACAATATCAGCTGATGAGGGCCTTAAAGTGTGTGCATCTTTATTAACCTGTAAACACATACACTGATTAGGCATAACATCATTAAGTCCTCAAACCATTTCTGAACTATTTTTTCTTGGTATCACGGTGCATTATCCtactgaaagaggccacagccatcagggaataccgttTCCAGGGTGTACATGTGTAGTGAATCGTGTTCTGCgctgtgtttgatttcttatTAAACAACACGAGGATGGTATCTTCGAACGGGACATTTATTTTCCTTCCCATGAGGAGTCGCCATAAAAAGAGAAGAAGCAATACACCCAATGTTATAAACAgcttgacaaaaacaaaacgttccattaaggaagaaaaaaaacaagaaaacacagagagtgacaaaaacacatacCTTCCCATGAGGAGTTGCCATAAAAAGAGGAAGCAATACAccgcttttcaaaataaaatactgaccACACTTCCGGTGATTATTAATCCCCCTCCCTAATGGACATACTAAAAAACTCATAACCATAACCGTAGTTAACTAGTCTCCCCACAGGATGTGACCAATATTCaacatattatttaaaaaaaacataaaaacaataaatacaaatataaacaaaaataaatacaaattcatATAGCGCAACAACATCAATCTCATTCTATTACACATGctctgcaacaatgcttaggtaggtggtatatgtcaaagtaacatccacatggatggcaggaccaaaggtttcccagcagaacattaccCGAAGGATCACACTGCCTCTGCCAGCTTGCCctcttcccataatgcatcctgGTGCCGTGTGTTCCCCAGGTAAGCGACACATACACCTTGTCATCCACATGATGTAAAGAAAAgctgattcatcagaccaggccaccttcttccagttCTGATGTTTGTTGGCACCTTTGGCGgtgcacaggggtcagcatggacaccctgactggtctgcagctatgcagccccatacacaacaaactgagtcactgtgtattctgacacctttttatcagaaccagcattaacttcttcatCAAGTTAAGCAGTAGCTCATCTGTTGGATCCGACCACACGGGCTTGTCTTTGCTCTCCATGTGTATCAGTGAGCCTGTCactggttcaccactgttccttccttggactaCTTATGATAGATATCGACCACCGtagaccaggaacaccccacaagggctgcagttttggagatgctctgaccctgTCATCTAGCCATCACAATTTGGTCCTTGTCAAACTCGCTCAAATCTTTAGGCTTGCCCATTTTTCCAGCATCTAACCCATCAAcattgaggacaaaatgttcacttgctgcctaatatatccaactCACCAGCAGGTGCtgtgatgaagagataatcagcgttatttacttcacctgccagtggtcataatgttatgcctgatcagtaCAGTTCATTTTCCTGATACTACTGTTTATGACACAGACTGACCTCTTCAAAAGATAGACAAAGAGCCACACAGGACATTTTTATATCAGTCAGGTATTTTTTTGGAAttcattaatatttttcagTGTAGACAGATTCCATGTTTGTGCTGTCTAACATCATATGCAACTCACTGTATTTTCTGATAGCGTGACACACACCAAGCGTAAAGTAGTCTGCACAGTGATCATGTTAGTATCCTTGTGGCATCTGTAGCACAGATGCACAGATGTGAAATCTCTGGCACTGTCATTGTGTacatattagcatgctaattagcatttagctcaaagcacccTGTAATTAAGAGCGCCCTCACAGAGCAGCATGGCGTAGCTGTTTACTCTCTTTATAATAAATGCATATCAAAGAACTCCCCAGAATACAGTGCTGAAACCGAGTATGGTATTGAGAATGTAAACTGAACTGATTTGAAAATATCTGCAGGATCTAATTTACCTAAAATTATCCTTTAAGTCATGTAACAAGTTTAGGgggtaaaaagaaagaaaaaacagtgtctttaaaagctgcatcaaaaaaaaaaaaaggattcctTGAAGCCAAATGTCATCAAACAAAGTCACGGAGCCTAGTGCTGGTGTTTGCTTTTGGTTCACTTCTCCGGAACTGATTTTCTTCCTTTTGAAAGTCCTGTGaatcttttctgtgttttgattatttaccAAGCAACTACACAGGACAGAcgtgtggttaaaaaaaatggaggtTTGGAggttaaactgtgagaaaaaaataGGACTATATCTGCAATCTTCTCATCgtctgttgctgctgcagtcCCACTCCCATGTCCTGACTATAATCAGACTCATTTGTCTCAATCACACATTCCCAGCACCAAAAGAAAGCTGTAGAGCATTACTAAACGGTTTCTGTGTGGATGTAAAGTTTTCAAAGgatattttcagtttctttgtcTTGTCTGTGGAAGTCCAGTTCcaccaggaaaagaaaaacagttttatttaatgAAGTGTTCATTGTAAGACCAAATAAGCGCACAGCTTTTAATTAGTAAAatgaaattgacatttttgagtcaaCAGTTTTAATTTATATATCATAATGTTGACTTACAGTATAATGAACAGGGACATTTATTTGTTCTTggtaaaaatgtgtttccataTATTTGCTATGCCATTCCACTCTTTCAATAacatctttctctttctgtagACATGTGGATAAATTATGAGCTCATAGCTCTGCTGCTATATGTCTCTGTCATCTGTCTATTCCAGGTTTTGTGGATCGGAGAGGGGTCCCACATCATTCAAATATACACACTCTGTCTTGTTTCCTGTCACAGGGTTCATGCTACAGTACGTCTCAGGGGCTCTGGATCACACTTCACTAACTGACCTTAATGAGGCACACTCCATGGAGATATATggacttttttgtattttcaaagaGGGAGAACAAGGTCAgtgagtgtgcatgtgcatgctaATTGAATAAAACTCAATATGAGCAAGCATGCCAGGAAAGGCAAACTGCTCCCTGAGGGGTTATTTAGGTGGAAGGCAGCTGTTTAAAGATGGCAGAAGACCGGCTGTGAGCCACATCACACTTACACCTAAATCCTCAGAGAGATTATTTTTACCTCCACATACTTAACCAGGGTTCCTCTGGAAGTGATAAAACTGCAGGGCAAAAAATTCTTCCCATAGGCCAGCGCTTAGTTGATTATAGtctttaaatgtaaaactgcacataaaactgcaaaatgctCAAAACTAATcttgacagacaaacagatgcttttgtacatttgcatgttttagagttccctaaatgttttaaatcaaaAGTATAATTTTAGAGGTAAAAAGTAGAGTAAATTGTATGATTGTTGCAGATGTTGCATGTAAAGTTTGGGTCTCTTCTGGAAATTATTCTGCAATCAAGGTCTTTTCAGGAAAAGCAGATGATTACACTGCAGATTTATAATCTCttattttgttgcttctttCCAGGCCTGTCAGTTTAAGATAATTTGCaacaaaatcaaaagaaaacaaaatcttGTTTTAAAGGTCTCTTAACACATCCCTGCTCAAGCTCATACTTTTTCGCCGAgcaatgcatttttattattgtccAACAAAGTCCACTTAAAGCCACACTGATAAAACAGTTTGTACACAATGCGTGCTCTGCTTTTGTACAAAGAGTTTACCTGTAACTTCAATGCATTTAATACCGGACtgtgtatttttgcagctttgcaGCATTCATCTTGAACGTAACAACAAAGCAGACAGCATGAAGAACATCGGACTGAAGCCAGCGGTGCAGCTTTAACTTGCAGATGTGTTTGATATAGATGCTGACAGAGAGCAGAGCAAACACTGTCATGTGCTACTTATTTAGGCTGACAGCGTGTGTTGTAACATGAAGACATGTTTTGACCAAAGGAGgcctttttctttcaaacatgaAGTGGAACATTTCACAACCGCACACATGCAGACAACCAATAAACAGCGGAGGGAGACAAGACATGTGCACAAGCTTAAACTGATAATAAAGACAATCAATCATCCACAGCCAAGctgaataaatgcagaaatcttGTCACATTAAATCATTTCtcgtttcatttttttgttttgtttaataaaaatattagtttttattttctttattcccCTCGTAAAATTCGTAGAGGCCCCATTTGTCCACCAACATTCTGCTTCTATTTGTAGGATCGTCTTCTTATAATTAGTTATTTGAAATTACATGAAAAATACTGAATACATTTGTTCTAAATAAttcttgtatttgttgttttcattctgttgtTTTCGCGCAAATATTTCGATAAAGTCAAGTTTCGAATTTTGTTCAAAGTCTCACAAATATATAAAAGAAGACACCCGTCTTTGTCTAATCGTTGCTAAAAAATGAACGGGCATTATTTGACAGTGTCTTAATTGTTATGATAAACTCTTATTTTTAAGTGAAGTAGCACAGACACTAGACTGAAATcaatcacattttatttcaaacaagaataaaaaaaattgtaagaaTATTTATtacaagaaaacatttatttcgAGCAATGAAATTGCTAAATGTGGCGGCCTGTCTATAGGCCAAAgtgaaaaaagttattttacattttgtaccgTCAGTTTGTCGTAAGGCAGAGAGAAAGTTCAAATCATGCGATCAGcatttgattaaattaaattagaCGAATCTTTAATGATCCCAGTGGGGAAAAGGGGCAGCTGAGAAACGGGGTAGTTGGGCATCACTCCGCGGACAGCAGGCATGAACGCCGAGTTTATATTCAAAGATGGCACCGCGGCGCAGCGCCCTGGGTCGAAATGTTCAAAGGTTTGACTAGAAGGGAAACTCTTGGAGAGGAGCGAGGAGAGCGCAGGAATGATGCTGCTTACAGGTGGGATGTTGGGAATAACGTGGGACCCGAGACGACTTACTAATCCCAGGTCACGGTACAGATCAGGAGTCTGGAGACTAGAACTCATCCTGTGCGCTCCGAGCAGCGGGAAAACTGGCATCAGGCTGCGCTCCTGCGCCCTCGACTCCTTCAGCGTCCCCAAATACAGATGCTGCCTCTTGAAGCGTTTCCTCCGGCGAAGAAAACTCCCGTTCTCAAACATGTCAGCCGACATCGGATCCAGGGTCCAATAATTCCCTTTACCAGGATTCCCAGGCTCCCGGGGCATTTTGACAAAGCAGTCGTTTAAGGACAAGTTGTGACGGATTGAGTTTTGCCACGCAGGGAACTTCTCCCGATAATACGCGAAGCGCTGGCTGATAAAATCACAAATCTCACTGAGGGTGAGTCTCTTTTTCGGGCTCTGGAGGATGGCCATGGTGATGAGAGCGATGTAGGAGTACGGAGGCTTCACCGAGGCGGTTCTCCTGTCTGGACCATCCTGCAGCCGGACTCCAAAGTCTCCTTCTCCGCgctcttccagagtcaaagatGGAGCCAAATCTGCCCGGCCTtcaccaaacactgaaaaatctgCCTGCTTTACATCTTCGCTACAGTCTGTCTGACCCTCCACGCCAATGTCCGTCTCTTCCGTGGGTTTCCTGTCCAAGGTCATGGTCCAGAGTGTCCGGTGGGACGGCGGCCCCAACAGGCGAGATTAGAGCCTGTCCGGGACAGACCCCCTTCTTCCttttcattcacaaaaaaaagttgCGCATCTGACTGCATCTTTGGCTTTTTAGCCTCCCACTGCaaacttcctcctcctcctctcctcctgcaAACAGTCCGTGTTCAGCaggacagcagcagaaacaaagcaATGAGCTTGGAAAATTTCTAAGTATTATCAGTATGGAGTATGgagtaataaaacagaaaatatagtAGCTATTATCCACTTCCTTCAAATGCTTAAGTATAGTTTTGA encodes:
- the LOC110948851 gene encoding forkhead box protein D1-like, yielding MTLDRKPTEETDIGVEGQTDCSEDVKQADFSVFGEGRADLAPSLTLEERGEGDFGVRLQDGPDRRTASVKPPYSYIALITMAILQSPKKRLTLSEICDFISQRFAYYREKFPAWQNSIRHNLSLNDCFVKMPREPGNPGKGNYWTLDPMSADMFENGSFLRRRKRFKRQHLYLGTLKESRAQERSLMPVFPLLGAHRMSSSLQTPDLYRDLGLVSRLGSHVIPNIPPVSSIIPALSSLLSKSFPSSQTFEHFDPGRCAAVPSLNINSAFMPAVRGVMPNYPVSQLPLFPTGIIKDSSNLI